In a genomic window of Erinaceus europaeus chromosome 12, mEriEur2.1, whole genome shotgun sequence:
- the FAM187A gene encoding Ig-like V-type domain-containing protein FAM187A, producing MAWLCPFCLLPPAGMNLAYTAILLWLCGSFQAFEIVEKENIFQRTPCPAFLMFDNVAYLADMSFELPCHCKPEDVSAVVWYYQKHLGSSHTKVLTDFDGRVLTEAAQVRVGSDMLVRFSIHMFSLLVFRSQPEDSGLYFCGTRKGDYFYAYDVDIQSSERIVATFRDQGQEPFADEYHGTLHVFTTFWEWTPCDRCGVRGEQWRIGLCYLQSPDLSPRYQKTLPDVVSCGSRAVSRELQTKTRDHTPEVLIRSCLAPCHNRKTIHKGVMAIFNYVSKVGSRPWVPQVPIQFHQQRLGHGLIISCPGARPEHAVAWDKNHQHLYRTQYLIGVNRSMRVFIDHGNHLHIRFAQLTDRGIYYCWRQGVRVAGFRLGVTSLGRYQASFSDPETRAALMLTLIGYLLITAVFVIIHLCRCCCHLFYCCPNFSPRISLPQL from the coding sequence ATGGCATGGCTCTGTCCCTTCTGCCTTTTGCCTCCTGCAGGCATGAACTTGGCCTACACAGCAATACTTCTATGGCTGTGTGGGAGTTTTCAGGCCTTTGAAATCGTGGAAAAGGAGAACATTTTTCAGAGGACCCCTTGCCCAGCTTTCCTAATGTTTGACAATGTGGCCTACCTGGCTGATATGAGCTTTGAACTCCCCTGCCACTGCAAGCCTGAGGATGTGTCAGCTGTTGTCTGGTACTACCAAAAGCACCTAGGCAGCAGCCACACCAAAGTGCTGACAGACTTTGATGGTCGGGTCCTGACGGAAGCTGCCCAAGTGCGCGTGGGCAGTGACATGCTAGTTCGCTTCAGCATCCACATGTTCAGCCTGTTGGTTTTCCGGTCCCAGCCTGAGGACTCAGGCTTGTATTTCTGTGGCACCCGCAAAGGGGACTACTTCTATGCCTATGATGTGGACATCCAGAGCAGTGAGAGAATAGTGGCCACCTTCAGAGACCAGGGCCAGGAGCCCTTTGCAGATGAGTACCATGGGACTCTCCATGTCTTCACCACCTTCTGGGAGTGGACGCCTTGTGACCGCTGTGGGGTGCGTGGGGAACAGTGGCGTATTGGCTTGTGCTACCTACAAAGCCCAGACCTATCCCCACGCTACCAGAAGACACTACCTGATGTGGTGTCCTGTGGTTCTCGGGCCGTGTCCAGAGAGCTCCAGACTAAGACTAGGGACCACACACCTGAGGTGCTGATTCGgagctgcctggccccctgccacAACAGGAAGACAATCCACAAAGGTGTGATGGCCATCTTCAACTATGTGTCCAAAGTGGGCAGTCGACCCTGGGTGCCCCAGGTGCCTATTCAGTTTCACCAGCAGAGGCTGGGCCATGGACTCATCATCTCCTGCCCCGGGGCCCGGCCAGAGCATGCTGTGGCCTGGGATAAGAACCACCAACACCTCTACCGCACCCAGTACCTGATAGGTGTCAACAGGTCCATGAGGGTGTTCATTGACCATGGGAACCACCTCCACATCCGCTTTGCCCAGCTGACAGACCGGGGCATCTACTACTGCTGGCGGCAGGGAGTTCGGGTGGCTGGTTTCCGGCTAGGCGTGACATCTCTAGGGCGCTACCAAGCCTCATTCTCTGACCCGGAGACCCGCGCAGCCCTGATGCTCACCCTGATAGGCTACCTGCTCATCACAGCAGTCTTTGTCATCATTCACCTCTGTCGTTGCTGCTGtcacttgttttactgttgtcccAACTTCTCACCCAGGATATCTCTTCCCCAGCTATGA